Genomic segment of Mycobacterium botniense:
TGCACGGTGACGAGTTCCAGGTGATGTCGTTGGATGTTTCCTGAAAGGCATTGGCAATGGGCAAATTTCATCGACACGACGACGGCACGGTACACATCCACGACCACGACCACGACCATACCCATGAGCACCCCGACGAGGCATTAGAAATCGGCGACCACGGCGATCACAGTGGTTATGACACGGGCCCTCAGCGCATCGAGGTGCTGCAGTCAATCTTCACCGAGAACGATCTGCGGGCGAAGTTCAATCGGAAAGCGTTCGAGAGCAACGGGGTTCGCGCGCTGAACCTGATGAGCTCCCCCGGTTCCGGCAAGACGACTGTGCTCGCGGCTACTCTCGACGAACTCGCCGGCGAGATCGCGGTGGGGGTGATCGAGGGCGACATCGCCACCGACCTCGACGCGGCCAAACTCGGCGGCCGGGGCGCTCAGATAGCGCTGCTGAACACCAGCAACGGCTTTGGCGGCGAATGTCATCTCGACGCGCCGATGGTGCATCGCGCGCTGCACGGCTTGGATCTGTCCAGCCTGGATCTTGTCATCATCGAAAACGTCGGAAACCTGGTGTGTCCCGCCGAGTTCGACGTCGGGGAACACGCCAAGGCCATGGTGTACTCGGTAACGGAAGGAGACGACAAACCACTGAAGTATCCGGTGATGTTTCGCGCCGTGGATTTGGTGCTGCTCAACAAGATTGACCTGGTTCCCTATCTGGACGTCGACGTCGACGCCTATATCTCCCACATCCGCCACGTCAACCCGAAAGCAACAATCCTGCCGGTCAGTGCCCGTACCGGCGACGGCATGTCCGCCTGGTTCGGCTGGCTACGGCAGTTCGCGGCAAACGCTGTCGGCTGACCAGTTCACCTGCGATTGATTTGCAGGTATCACTGCGACTGAC
This window contains:
- the hypB gene encoding hydrogenase nickel incorporation protein HypB, whose protein sequence is MGKFHRHDDGTVHIHDHDHDHTHEHPDEALEIGDHGDHSGYDTGPQRIEVLQSIFTENDLRAKFNRKAFESNGVRALNLMSSPGSGKTTVLAATLDELAGEIAVGVIEGDIATDLDAAKLGGRGAQIALLNTSNGFGGECHLDAPMVHRALHGLDLSSLDLVIIENVGNLVCPAEFDVGEHAKAMVYSVTEGDDKPLKYPVMFRAVDLVLLNKIDLVPYLDVDVDAYISHIRHVNPKATILPVSARTGDGMSAWFGWLRQFAANAVG